The Actinoplanes sp. N902-109 genomic interval GGCGGGAACGGCGGGAACGGCGGGGACATGGGGAACACCGGGAGCTTCAGGAACACCGGGAACGGCGGGAGCTTCCGGAACATCGGGAACGGCCGGAACGGGAACACCGGGAACACCGGGGGCGGCGGGGGCGCGGGAGACTGCGGGGGTGCCGGGAGCGCAGGGAACGGCCGGCGGGTCGGTGGTGGGTGGGCGGCGGTCGTTGCCGGCTTATCCGCCTGGCGCCGGGCCGTGGCATGGGGGGTTGCCGGCCGGGGCGGTCGGGGCGATCCCATCGGTTGGCGGGGTGGTCGGGGCGATCCCGCCGATCGGGGGGCCTCGGCTGGTGGGGCCACCGTGGCCGGGCGATCCGGGGACGGTGATTCCCGGCGTACCCGATCTCTCGGCCTTGTGGGGGACCAAGGCGCCGGCGGCACCGGGACGGCCCAGTGCGCCCGCCGATGGCATGGACCCGGCGGATGATGCGGCGCTGAACGAGGTCCGGCGGCTGCTCGGGAACAGTTTGTCGATGGCGGGCGGGCCGATGGAGGTGGCCGGGCGGTTGCGGGCCGCGTTGGCGCAGGCGCAGCCGACCCTGTTCGCGACGTTGCCGGGTGGGCCGGTGGCTCAGGTGGAGCAGCTGGCCGAGGGGTTGACGTGGCTGATTCATCATGTTGATCAGCCGCCGGCGTTGGTGGCCGGGTTCGGGCGGCTGGGGATGGCGCTGGCCGAGTGCGGGGTGGCGCCGCAGCAGTTGCAGCTGGCGGGTGCGGCGCTGGCCGAGGCGATGCGGGCCGGGATGGCCGCGCACGGGTGGCGGCAGGATTTCGATCAGGCCTGGCGGTCGACGTGGCAGCACGCCTACGAGTGGATCGCGCACGGGATGGCTGCCGGCCGGTACCAGCCGATGACGTGGGCCGCCGTGGTGCTCAGTCACGAGTTGCGGCGGGAGGACCTGGCGGTGCTGCGGGTGCGGCCGTACCTGCCGATGCCTTATCTGCCCGGGCAGTTCGCGCGGGTTCAGGTGGCTGAGCAGCCGGAGGTGTGGCGCCCCTATTC includes:
- a CDS encoding FAD-binding oxidoreductase, yielding MDPADDAALNEVRRLLGNSLSMAGGPMEVAGRLRAALAQAQPTLFATLPGGPVAQVEQLAEGLTWLIHHVDQPPALVAGFGRLGMALAECGVAPQQLQLAGAALAEAMRAGMAAHGWRQDFDQAWRSTWQHAYEWIAHGMAAGRYQPMTWAAVVLSHELRREDLAVLRVRPYLPMPYLPGQFARVQVAEQPEVWRPYSLAGTPSQDNTFELHVRAKSWGGVSGALVHRSKPGDKIRVARAEGGMTLPGNQRELLLIAGDTGVAPLKALITELAVTGDPRPATLFWAALTPAELYDIDDIARIAAAAPQVSVVPVLTGGELDVLVETVASYGDWSGHEVFLAGPPQMLAVTGTALLQSGVPPHHLHYDTPE